A portion of the Rhizoctonia solani chromosome 6, complete sequence genome contains these proteins:
- a CDS encoding pectate lyase, which translates to MVSIALTAIAALAGFLAQGAVAVPSPVADAEGNYIKRAASCTFPSPPKTSSLSAAKTITGTFDGGNVRYDRGKGACTGQKEGGDKDAVFILESGATIQNVVIGADQAEGIHCLGPCTIRNVWFEDVCEDAITIKQSSGTSNIIGGGAKSADDKVVQHNGGGHVKIDSYCVQDFGKLYRSCGNCKTQYKRTVSISNITAKNGKLLAGVNSNYGDVATINTGSNSYSSLKSVCDTFEGNNSGKEPKTLTKNTKNTNCAF; encoded by the exons ATGGTCTCCATCGCGCTCACTGCTATTGCTGCCCTTGCTGGTTTTCTCGCTCAGGGAGCTGTTGCCGTGCCCTCCCCAGTTGCTGATGCTGAGGGCAATTACATCAAACGCGCTGCCAGCTGCACATTCCCATCTCCTCCCAAGACCTCAAGCTTGAGTGCCGCCAAGACTATCACTGGTACCTTTGATG GTGGAAATGTCCGCTACGACCGTGGCAAGGGTGCTTGTACTGGCCAAAAGGAAGGTGGAGACAAGGATGCCGTATTTATCCTTGAGTCGGGAGCTACTATTCA AAACGTGGTTATTGGTGCTGATCAGGCTGAAGGTATACACTGCCTCGGCCCGTGTACTATCCGCAACGTCTGGTTCGAAGATGTATGTGAAGATGCAATCACCATCAAACAAAGCTCAGGCACTTCCAACATCATTGGTGGTGGTGCCAAGAGCGCTGATGACAAAGTAGTCCAACATAACGGCGGTG GACATGTCAAAATTGACTCCTACTGTGTTCAGGACTTCGGAAAGCTCTATCGCTCATGCGGGAACTGCAAGAC CCAATACAAGCGCACCGTATCCATCAGCAATATTACCGCGAAGAACGGAAAACTACTTGCTGGCGTAAACTCGAACTACGGGGATGTTGCTACTATCAATACCGGCTCCAACTCCTATAGCAGTCTGAAGTCGGTCTGCGACACTTTCGAGGGTAACAATAGCGGGAAGGAGCCCAAGACACTTACCAAGAACACCAAGAACACTAA CTGCGCGTTCTAA
- a CDS encoding regulator of G protein signaling domain protein: MEKQSQPTEYRKRLPTFEEVLSRKTRPPVDLFMFYLFLQREGAEDVLDFWLDVQQHENLCRAYFKDVRKSGRTIREDWPQYWDYARRRGSIYGHVVGATPQSPTTKRSTVSSAGMGDWEKGERDRRTPSPLPMSGRPITPGGTGPDGYRPARAPSAMDDRDPRATTPFERASGLFKRASMRAPTILHRDAAITRVDLVASAERIFARYLIPGADKEVYLPPALRINDFPLSSHQLPLPTSPAYESESAALAQVPDMFHEQKQYVFRAMEQDAFPRFLRAKAFGNLTPVSALVRLCVGLLVLWIGLSVGFSLIFLDVQPKSKRFFLFIPFTIAFLLLISHQYELDPILVFFRQSETTPFRTLTIKERYVKHLLLGRAAWVCLLVAVLSVVFTIIFWAVPGRRL; this comes from the exons ATGGAGAAACAATCGCAGCCCACCGAGTACCGAAAACGGCTGCCGACATTTGAAGAGGTCTTGTCGAGGAAAACAAGGCCTCCAGTGGACTTGTTTATGTTCTA TCTGTTCCTGCAGCGAGAAGGAGCAGAAGACGTCCTGGACTTTTGGCTTGATGTTCAGCAACATGAGAATCTGTGTCGAGCGTACTTTAAAGATGTGCGCAAGTCGGGGAGGACAATCAGGGAAGACTGGCCTCAGTACTGGGACTATGCACGCCGACGGGGGAGTATATACGGCCATGTGGTGGGTGCTACGCCCCAGAGTCCGACAACGAAGCGCTCGACGGTGAGCTCGGCTGGAATGGGAGACTGGGAAAAGGGGGAAAGGGACAGGAGAACGCCTTCGCCGCTGCCCATGAGCGGAAGACCAATTACGCCTGGAGGGACCGGTCCAGACGGATACAGACCTGCAAGAGCTCCGAGTGCAATGGACGACAGAGACCCTAGGGCGACGACACCGTTTGAACGTGCGAGCGGCCTGTTCAAGCGTGCCTCGATGCGTGCGCCCACCATTCTGCATCGTGATGCGGCGATCACTCGCGTTGACCTCGTTGCCTCTGCCGAACGCATCTTTGCTCGTTACCTCATTCCCGGCGCCGACAAGGAAGTCTACCTCCCCCCTGCTCTGCGAATAAAcgatttcccactctcttcTCACCAACTCCCCCTTCCTACTTCGCCGGCGTACGAGTCCGAGTCGGCGGCCCTTGCGCAGGTGCCAGATATGTTCCATGAACAGAAGCAGTATGTCTTCAGGGCCATGGAACAGGATGCTTTCCCTCGATTCCTCAGAGCCAAGGCATTTGGGAACTTGACGCCTGTTAGTGCCCTTGTTCGCCTGTGCGTTGGCCTATTGGTCCTGTGGATTGGACTCTCTGTCGGGTTCTCGTTGATCTTTTTGGACGTCCAGCCCAAGTCGAAGCGGTTCTTC CTATTCATCCCCTTTACTATCGCATTCCTACTTCTCATCTCCCATCAATACGAACTCGACCCTATCCTCGTATTCTTTCGCCAATCCGAAACCACACCGTTCAGAACACTGACCATCAAAGAACGATACGTCAAGCATCTGTTATTAGGTCGAGCAGCATGGGTCTGTCTACTCGTAGCTGTCCTCAGCGTAGTATTCACCATCATATTCTGGGCCGTACCGGGAAGGAGGTTGTAG
- a CDS encoding Abhydrolase domain-containing protein — protein sequence MTPLLSSLIVSAGLAAAAKTNNFPLPEGYHRYAPRSNEIKWGACSSSSVTGRECARFEVPLDWHNATAGKASLALARYKAINKPKLGTLFTNPGGPGGSGVASVLGESADLLMTASGGRYDIVSWDPRGVGDTVPLAECFKTGTEEKNFWKGTIASSGLEAGGNFTDKRDLDTFYGQVDEIDSLLKKLGRKCIEYSPDTFKYIGTAAVVRDMVAVHDILEGKEKAINYWGISYGTVIGSYFVNMFPNRVGQIVLDGVVDPVYWANRPPHLLWDVSLISSDEAFDGFCSACALAGPSGCAIAKENSTASSVRQWTQELLDKAYEHKKTLGSKAKVTSAEIRSFLFDSMYAPKYWQYTAQELAYYHDILSDTKSFANASHVRRTPITLRRGNNNTSAGAITASDIAPNYSFQGVTCADAIDANNVTTKDVFDMLVNTTRNVSPMFGPIWGDAGFYCHHWPASYLKISSRHPTANRLLGNEADPITPLVGAKNVADALGNSAALIEQDDYGHSSLAMHSNCTVAALQNYFVDNKLPTQDLFCGTNQVLFPTNGGAITKKIVDRTKLASNAKAVKSS from the exons ATGACCCCTCTTCTTAGCTCTCTTATAGTAAGCGCTGGTCTAGCAGCGGCAGCCAAGACCAACAATTTCCCACTTCCTGAAGGCTACCACCGTTACGCACCTCGCTCAAACGAGATTAAATGGGGGGCATGTTCTAGTAGCTCGGTCACCGGTCGTGAATGTGCTCGCTTTGAGGTCCCACTTGATTGGCATAACGCAACAGCCGGCAAAGCATCTCTTGCGCTTGCTCGGTACAAGGCGATCAACAAGCCGAAATTGGGTACTCTATTCACCAACCCGGGTGGACCAG GGGGTAGTGGTGTGGCTTCTGTTTTGGGCGAAAGCGCAGATCTTCTGATGACTGCTTCCGGTGGTCGGTATGACATTGTCA GCTGGGATCCACGTGGTGTCGGGGATACCGTGCCCCTAGCCGAATGCTTCAAGACAGGGACGGAAGAGAAGAACTTCTGGAAGGGCACCATTGCCAGCTCGGGGCTGGAGGCGGGCGGAAACTTTACCGACAAACGTGACCTGGATACGTTCTATGGTCAAGTGGATGAAATAGATTCATTACTTAAGAAGCTTGGGCGCAAATGTATCGAGTACAGCCCGGATACGTTCAAATATATTGGTACTGCGGCGGTGGTTCGCGACATGGTTGCGGTTCATGATATACTCGAAGGTAAAGAAAAGGCGATTAACTATTGGGGAATATCATATGGGACTGTGATCGGGTCCTACTTTGTTAATA TGTTTCCCAATCGCGTTGGACAAATCGTGTTGGACGGTGTCGTCGATCCCGTATATTGGGCCAATCGTCCCCCTCATTTA TTATGGGATGTTTCCCTCATCTCAAGTGACGAGGCGTTTGATGGATTTTGCAGCGCATGTGCCCTTGCCGGTCCTTCGGGGTGTGCGATAGCAAAGGAGAATTCTACAGCATCCAGTGTTCGTCAATGGACACAGGAACTGCTCGAT AAAGCCTACGAGCACAAGAAGACACTTGGTTCCAAGGCAAAAGTAACTTCTGCAGAGATCCGAA GTTTCCTTTTCGACTCTATGTATGCCCCAAAGTACTGGCAATATACTGCCCAAGAACTTGCATACTACCATGATATACTTTCGGACACAAAGTCCTTCGCCAACGCAAGTCACGTAAGGCGTACTCCTATCACATTGCGTCGTGGCAACAATAATACCAGTGCTGGGGCTATAACTGCAAGTGACATTGCCCCGAACTACTCCTTCCAAGGCGTAACTTGTGCGGACGCGATTGATGCCAACAATGTTACGACTAAAGACGTGTTTGATATGCTGGTCAACACCACACGGAATGTCAGCCCGATGT TTGGTCCTATTTGGGGCGACGCTGGATTCTACTGCCACCACTGGCCT GCAAGTTATTTAAAGATCTCAAGTCGCCATCCCACCGCTAACCGCCTACTAGGCAACGAAGCGGATCCAATCACACCTCTCGTCGGTGCAAAGAACGTTGCTGATGCTTTGGGTAACTCCGCTGCCCTAATCGAACAGGATGACTATGGG CACTCTTCCCTTGCAATGCATTCAAACTG TACCGTGGCCGCTCTTCAAAACTATTTTGTGGATAACAAACTTCCGACTCAAGATCTTTTCTGCGGA ACAAACCAAGTTCTCTTCCCGACAAATGGGGGAGCCATTACCAAGAAAATAGTAGATCGAACGAAATTGGCCTCAAACGCCAAGGCAGTGAAGTCATCTTAA